DNA from Triticum aestivum cultivar Chinese Spring chromosome 7D, IWGSC CS RefSeq v2.1, whole genome shotgun sequence:
tatatatatatatatatatatatatatatatatatctataaaaTTACTGCAATTTGTTATTTTGCAGCCTTTTGTCCGACTTTCTCGATTAGGGTGAGCCCTCCATTGACTTTTTGATGATGGTTAGTTGATGAGGTAGAGAGATTCTAAGAAGCAGGTGAAGACAAGAACACAAGAAAAGGGGGTCATCTTATTCTTATGTAAGAAAAGTTTATCCTTCTCCCAACCCAACAAACTCTGAAAGATCAAGTAATAATAGTCGCTTAATTTTGTCATGATGCTGTTCTTTTTTTGCAGGTAATATGGTGTACAAATGGTGCAGTGTGTCAGGGTCAAAAGGCAAAAGAGAAAAAGAACAGAGCTTTCTTCGAGTACATGGTAGTATTAGTAGTATTTATCTCAGTCCTTCTGGTGATGCTTGTTTCTTGGTGGTTAAACATATGGGGCGCAAGTACACTAGATCTTTTGTTATACAGTATGTGTTATGCAATAATCAACTGATATAccaaaagtaaaaagtaaaaaaaagaaataAGATTACAGCACATGTTGTTTAGAACTTGGAATGCAAACCCAGATGCATCCACCCTTTGGCAAGAGTTGAAGGTCATTAGCATCAACAATTTGCAAGGGGCACCAGACAGAGACTCATCATTTGGCAAAAACAGATGTCAGTCATTAGCTtggcatcatgtaagaaaatggccatgATGCGCCCAGATAATGATGTGTTTTcatgcaaagtttagtggagtgcCTTGATAATGACATGGTCCTGTGTTTGCAAGGTGCCAtatgttttcatttttcttttcaacAACCATAATGTTTTCATTCAAAACCAATGGAAAAACACTCATCCAAGTTTCCAGAATGACAGATTTGCATATATGGCTTTGCCACAATGGTACACTAGAATGAAGCACCAGGCAGATTGCACCACAAGTTTTTATTTTTACCATACACAATCACAATTTCGACATAAATCACGAAGCATGACTTCTAGAGAAGAATTTCNNNNNNNNNNNNNNNNNNNNNNNNNNNNNNNNNNNNNNNNNNNNNNNNNNNNNNNNNNNNNNNNNNNNNNNNNNNNNNNNNNNNNNNNNNNNNNNNNNNNNNNNNNNNNNNNNNNNNNNNNNNNNNNNNNNNNNNNNNNNNNNNNNNNNNNNNNNNNNNNNNNNNNNNNNNNNNNNNNNNNNNNNNNNNNNNNNNNNNNNNNNNNNNNNNNNNNNNNNNNNNNNNNNNNNNNNNNNNNNNNNNNNNNNNNNNNNNNNNNNNNNNNNNNNNNNNNNNNNNNNNNNNNNNNNNNNNNNNNNNNNNNNNNNNNNNNNNNNNNNNNNTTACAATTGTCTGTCTTCCAAGCAAAAAAGAATTTAACACATTAACAGAGCTGCTAGCACTCCCTCTACCACTATGTcaacatcatcataatcatcatgcatCAAAGGGGCAGAGCACCGGATTAACAGTGTCACTGAGACATGAAcaagaaagaaaaaacaagaaaaaaaagaagaacaaATCATACCCTTCTCACAAGCACAACCCACCACAACAACAATGGCGGCAAGCAATCTTTCTTTCCAGCCCCATGTAATCAATCATACCCTCCCCCTAGACTCGCCGGAGTCGGCGACGGCGCTCATGCCCTCGCCCTTCTCGCCGATCCTCTTGTCGTCCTCCATGCCCTTGAGGTGCCCGGCGGCCTTGAGCGCGCCGATGTTGCTGACGTTGCCGAAGATGAGCACGATGATGCCGAGGAAGCTGCCCAGGAAGGCGGCAGCAAAGGACCCTCCCGCGCGCCCAGGGCCAGCAGATGCAACGGCGAAGCCGATCATGGCGCCCATGCAGCGGACGTACGCGTACCAGATGGCGAACGCGCCCTCCTTGCCCGGCGGCGAGGCGTCGAGCAGCAGGATGCGGCCGAAGGAGTAGAGGATGCCGTTGGCGGTGCTCTGGACGAgggcgatgatgatgatgtgggCGGCCCTCCACCTGTGGCTCTTGAAGTAGAACCCGGCGCCGGAGACGAAGAGGGCGATGATGAACCCGAGCAGCTGCATGCGGACGGCGTCGGCGCGGATGATGATCTGGATTGGGTGGAGCAGCGGCAGCGAGATGAGCGGGAACAGGAAGTAGAGGATCCACAGCGCGAGCACCAGGACCGGCTTGATGCAGACGCCGCCAATGGCATAGAGCGTGCCACTGGTGAAGATGCACATTGTGGCAAAAGATGAAAGGAACACTGCCACCAAGCTTCCAATGGCCTGTGGGTAGTGGCCAATGGTCATGCTGTACTTGAGCTTGCTGATGAAGTTTGGCTCGAATGCGGTGGTGGGTGATGAGCTGCTGGGCCTGTTTGTGAAGAGGCCGTGGCAGATGCCGATGAACCAGATGAGGCCACTGAAGATGGAGACGACCCAGAGGCCGGTGAGCTGGTCAGTGCGCCTCAGCATGTGGTACATGAACGCAGCCATGAGGGCCGCGCCGATGCCGCCGATGGCGGTGCAGTAGAGGCTGAGCTGGCTGGCAGCAGCGCGGCGGCGCAGGACAAGGTGCTTGCCCGAGTCGTGAGCGGCGAGGCCACGGATCATCAGCCCGAGGTTGCGGGTGTGCACCGCCTCGGCAATGATGATGGACGCGGCGATGAAGAGGATGTAGAAGAGGAACACCCAGACCGTCTTGAAGAAGCCGGTGAGCAGGCAGAAGAAGGAGCCGAACGACGTCGCGGCGATGAGGATGAGCGACTGGTACTGGCCCCTGTCGAGGTGGTGCGCAACCTGGGTGAGGAGCGGCGCCACCAGGAGGATGCCGATCGCCCACGAGAGGGCGCTCCAGCCCAGGGGCGACATGTGGGAGCTAGAGATGTCAATGGTGTACCTGGTCAGCCTCTGGTACCTGGCCACATTTCACAAACTTGGTGTGAGCATTTTGATGACATTAACATGCAGTACAAGCAAACATGGCATGACTGAACCTTGCATCGTAAAACACACATGTAAATAAGTACAACAATGCTGAGAAGATAAAAAACGCACATTTCAGCCTAGTTAAAACTGAAAATTACAGTGTGTACAATTCTTATCCATGGGTAGATGCAATGCAAGATGAACTCATTACACAAGGGGAAAAACAAGTGTGAGTTGGGGTGTCAATGTTGACACATTTATGTATCAACAACATCTTGTTTGCCCCCATCAAGGGGCAGTTAGTTGGCCCTATGCAATTCAAGCATCTACACCCACCTACCAGTTGGCTGGACCTGCAGTTAGCAAGCATCAACTAACAATTTTTGTGGGTAAAAAGCAAAGAGCTTGTGCATGATTACAAGGGTCATCACCCTCTTTTCCTGTTCAAAAGAGAAGGGCATAAAGGGGTGAGAAGACCAGGCCCAAGAGAAGGGGGGCAAAAGCATGGGCATGCTTTCGAGCACTCATTTCCTCGGTCCTATCAAAAGTGGGACAAAAGCAATGCAGTACTCACTAGATCTATCCATCACCCTAGAAAAAAAATGCACTCCTAGTACATGGCTACTGCTATTTTCTCTCCTACTAGGGAGAAAACATCACTCATAGGAAATGAAAATCTGTCATCAGTACCAGCATTTTGAACTTTGAAATGAAATACAGTATTATTATATGAGGTAGTATCTGTGTACTATCTGAAGCAGAGCATGGAAGCAAGTTTCGCCTCAGAGGCCGAATTTAATGGGATACACAGGCGTGCCCATAAATTTCACACTTATGGCCTCCCCTGCCTGCTTGCAGTACCATTCATATTTTTCTACTGCTGCTCCTACCAGCATCCCAACGTTACAAAAAGATTCATTCAGATGGGTTTTATTTTCACAGGCAGGCACCCTTGGGGAATCTCTTGTTTGACNNNNNNNNNNNNNNNNNNNNNNNNNNNNNNNNNNNNNNNNNNNNNNNNNNNNNNNNNNNNNNNNNNNNNNNNNNNNNNNNNNNNNNNNNNNNNNNNNNNNNNNNNNNNNNNNNNNNNNNNNNNNNNNNNNNNNNNNNNNNNNNNNNNNNNNNNNNNNNNNNNNNNNNNNNNNNNNNNNNNNNNNNNNNNNNNNNNNNNNNNNNNNNNNNNNNNNNNNNNNNNNNNNNNNNNNNNNNNNNNNNNNNNNNNNNNNNNNNNNNNNNNNNNNNNNNNNNNNNNNNNNNNNNNNNNNNNNNNNNNNNNNNNNNNNNNNNNNNNNNNNNNNTGTGGCCCTCAGCAGGGCAGGGCTAACTGACAAAATATGATGCAGTTTTAATATGTGTAGGTAGATATAGGCAGAGAGAAAAATCCGGGGGAAATAATATTTAGCTGCGAAAAAAAGAAAATATAGGGAAAAAATGAGGATATGGGATGTGGCCTCCTCACTGAGCTATCTGCATCTGGTAGTCTAGGACCAAAAAACAGTGGCCATCTTTTGGAGCCTTGCACCAAGAATCTCTTATCTGCTTGCTACTGATAATAATGGAGATGCAAGCGAGGTAACATGGAATCTCTGAGGTATAACCAACGCATCCTATCATTTCTCCTATCTCCTAGGTATTTTGCCTCGCATATACGCCGCAATATACGCACCCACACCCACCCCAGCAGACAGGGAAAATCATATACTTGTACTTGCACACAGTTGCAGAAAGATGATAAATAAATCTGAAAAATGGGCAAAAACAAATACTGATGAATAATAGTGAGCAGAAGTACAAAGGAGATGACGGGATGCGGCAGGAGAAACGCCCAAAACAAATTGAAATCCGCACGGCAAGGGAGGGCCTGGGCGAGGAGGGAGCACCATGCCTCCCCGTTTGCAGACAAAAACAAGAacactttttttttattttgggcaGACACTGGGTAAGATAAGAACAAGCTCGAGAGGAAAATAGTGCTAGTACTACAAGAAAAATCACTGGCGCATAGCCCTAGAAATGGAAGGAAAGATTACTACTTCCCATAAAAAACACAGAGGATTTTTTTCTTGCTTGCTTGTGAGCAAATCTGGCTCAAACTTGTGTGAAAGAGAGGAACAGGGGAGGGAAAATAGAGGGAGAAGAAAACAAATCTGCAAATCTGTGTGGAGGAGGGGAGCTGAAGGAAAGCACCCCAAGAAACTGGAAAGGGTCCCCCGAATctggcccaaaacccctctaaaAACCACAAGAAACGGCCAAGAACTCCAAAAAACAGAGGAGAGAAACCCCAAAAAATTTCAAAACTTTGGGAGAGAAGTAGGGAGGGAGTGGGGAGAGGGATgttgttcatcttgttcttcttaCATGGACATCTCGTGGACGGAGCAGGAGGCGCCCTTGACGGTGTACTTGGCCTCGGGGGTGAAGTCGGAGGAGGGGAAGGCGACCTGGGTGACGATGGCCGGGAACAGCACCGGCAGCAGCAGGTGGGTGATGAAGAAGGAGCAGAAGCCGTAGAGGTACCACCCCACCAGCTCCACCATGGCGGGCGGCTCCTCCGGCATCACGTACGCCGGGGCCGCCGGCTGCCGGTACGCCTCGCGCACCACCTGGATCTCCCGCGtcgtctcctccgccgccggcggCTGGGCCCCGTTGCCGCCCTTGCCCCCTCCACCGCCGTTCTTGGCCAtggggggcgcggcgacggggggcggGGGCACGGCCGCCTTCTCCTTGGCAGggggcgccgccgccgacgccttctCCTTGTCCTCCTTCTGCAGCGCCTCCCTCATGCTGCTCCGCGGCTGCGGCAATGGCTGCTCCGACATTGCTCCCGCCCTCCTCCTCCTTTAAGCAGGCAGCCGCAGCGGGGGCTCCAACGGCCGGCTAGCTACCGGTGAGAGCGAGCGGCGGCTGCAGCTACCAGCGGGCGTGTGTGATGTGCGTGATGAGAGAGAGAGTGGCTGCGGGAAGGTGAGTGGTTCTTTTGAGGCCGGCCTCGCCTTGggttcctcctctctctctcttctctcttctcggGAGCAGTAGAGGGTGGAGAGAGAAATAGGGAGGGGAAAAGGTGGCGGATTTGAAAGCCGGGAATGCAATGGGGTTTTgggggtagagagagagagagctgtgaAGTGTGCAGTGGGGTGGTGTGCGTTGCCATTGGAGCCAGCCATGGCGGGGCTGGTTTTATGGGGGCGTGGGGTTTCTGCTACGGGGACCAAGCCCAACCCAACCCATGCGCGGGCTGCACCACTGCGTGTTTGGAGAGCGGATGAGTTGGCCGCCGGGCCGTCGACGGCGACGTTCGGCGGCACGGCGCGTATTAATGAACATGTGACTTCGGTGTACCTACAAGTATACCAACTGATGGATTTTGTTTTTCATCTTCTTTGTTTACTTACTGTGCGTTTTCGTGTAAATTGCTGGTGCCGAGGGCGTGAAAGCGGAGTGAATTGCAATTTTGATGGTAGAGCATTGTGTGATAGCAACCATGGATGGATGGCTGGCAAAGAATGTATGCGAGGTTTGGAGTCTTGTCCTAGCGTAAAGGTAATGGGTACAAGATTAGGGTTGGTTGGGCTTTGTAGTTATCTAACAAACCCGGCGAAACGTGTAGGGGAACAAGGTAAAAAGTATGAGTTGTCGAGGATATCCTTTGCATCCATATTTCCTATGGGAAAAACGGACAGGTGTAAAGTGCAGCTCAACGTGTTTCATTGACCGGACAATCACGGGTAAATTAATCTTTATTGTAGTATATTGTGGGACGGAAGGAGTACATATTTTGGGTTGTTGAGGATATCCACTGGATCTCTATTTTGTATGAGAAAGGATTAAAAAAAATGGTGTAAGAGTGCAGCTTAATACAACTCAGTAATCAGAAGGTCACAACTCACAAAGGACTTGATCTTTACCGTAATATATCATAGCACGACTGAtgtgaaaaaaaaattcaattataTATATTTCGGGTACAAATAAAAAGTGTAGATGCGTAACCTAAAATGCTCTTAGTAATCCAAAAGGCCAGCAAAACAAACTGTTCCAAGTAATATATAAAAACACCGTTAGCGGTACTAACTAAAAGCAGTACATGTTTTGGATTCTTGTAGAATACACATGATAGGCACAAAATTAGGGTTGGTGGGCTTTGTAGTTATCTAACAAACAATGCGAAGCGTGTAGGAAAACAACATAAAGTATGAGTTGTCAAGGTTATCCGACGCATCTTCATTTCGCATGAAAACAAAATGATAAGGTGTTAAAGTGTGGCTTCATATATTTCACTAATCAGACAATCACCGATAAAGCGCGGGTAGTGACACTTGTCGCGCCATACAGTTAACGGTGTGAAATAAACGAGAATACGGCTGCTTTGCCTTTGTGGTTATCAAACGAACAAGGTGCGGCATGTAGACAAAAAAAAAACAATGTAGAAATCATGAGTTATCAAGGATGGATGTTGGCCACTTCTCCATTTCGTATAGAAAAAAGAGTGAAAAGGTGTTACAGTGCAGCTTAATATATTTCACCTATTGGATGTAGCAGGTAGACTAATCTTGGTCATGATATTACGATGATACTCACTCGTTGCAACATGGTGCCTATGAACATATTTAAGGTACATAAATCAAGATACTGTGTTTGATGGTAACTTAAATGGTCTTAGCGAATAAATAGAAGCCACAGATAAAGCATTCCAGACAAATATTTCATAGCACTGGCCATGGTATACCGATAGGGGCAGACGACGCGATTGACGGATCCGTCCAATTAGGTTTTCTACTTGAGCATACCACAAGCAACAACGAGATATGCTAGTGACAAAATGATTTGTGTTGCCAATAGGCAATTGACAGGGAAGCGATGCGTGTGTAGTAGGTATAGCTGGAGGGCTGGGGCGGGGGACCCATAGCAGATACCGCCCGGCCAAGAGGGGGAGTCGATTGGCCTTTTTAACCTTGGATGCCCTCTACGCTCCATTTTCACATACTAGAGTATATTTTTCGCTTTGCCCTGCAGCCAAGGCCAAGAGGGACTGCATTGCCTGCTTCCCTATCTTGTTCCCCTGTTCATCCATGTGGCTCTTGTGATGTCCATCGGCCCATGGCTCCTCCGTGGACCGGAACGGGACGGGACGTGACTAGCCTGATAGGAGTTGCATTCCAGTGACAGTAACAGCCTCAACCTAGCAGTATGTGTGTTTTCTTTTATTGTAAGTCACTTTCATGCTGTTTTTCTTTCAAAGGTCTCTTGATGATGAGAAATTGCATGATACTGCATGCATTAACAAGTACTACTAGTGCCTGATGATGCTCCCGGCCGACGTGCTGATGGACGGGTGCGATCACCGGCGCGTCACCCCCTCTCGCCGGACGTACGTGTACGGGTTGGGtaaatttctttctttctttcccgtGACAGCGACGCGCATCGCTGGACCCGAGGCAGGGCCGTAGATTTTC
Protein-coding regions in this window:
- the LOC123169539 gene encoding uncharacterized protein, with the protein product MSEQPLPQPRSSMREALQKEDKEKASAAAPPAKEKAAVPPPPVAAPPMAKNGGGGGKGGNGAQPPAAEETTREIQVVREAYRQPAAPAYVMPEEPPAMVELVGWYLYGFCSFFITHLLLPVLFPAIVTQVAFPSSDFTPEAKYTVKGASCSVHEMSMYQRLTRYTIDISSSHMSPLGWSALSWAIGILLVAPLLTQVAHHLDRGQYQSLILIAATSFGSFFCLLTGFFKTVWVFLFYILFIAASIIIAEAVHTRNLGLMIRGLAAHDSGKHLVLRRRAAASQLSLYCTAIGGIGAALMAAFMYHMLRRTDQLTGLWVVSIFSGLIWFIGICHGLFTNRPSSSSPTTAFEPNFISKLKYSMTIGHYPQAIGSLVAVFLSSFATMCIFTSGTLYAIGGVCIKPVLVLALWILYFLFPLISLPLLHPIQIIIRADAVRMQLLGFIIALFVSGAGFYFKSHRWRAAHIIIIALVQSTANGILYSFGRILLLDASPPGKEGAFAIWYAYVRCMGAMIGFAVASAGPGRAGGSFAAAFLGSFLGIIVLIFGNVSNIGALKAAGHLKGMEDDKRIGEKGEGMSAVADSGESRGRV